From the Streptomyces sp. NBC_00654 genome, the window CGACGGTGTGGTTGTAGACCACGTCCATGACGGTGCGCAGTCCGGCGCCGTTGAGGCCCTGCACCATCCGGCGGAACTCGACGGTGCGCCGCGTGCCTTCGGGGTCGGAGGCGTAGGAGCCCTCGGGGACGGTGTAGTGCAGCGGGTCGTAGCCCCAGTTGAAGGCGTCCTTCGCGGCGCTCTTCGCGACGCAGGCCTGCTGTTCCTCGGAGTCGGGGGCGTACACGGACAGGTCGCAGCCGGGCCGGCTCCGGTCGGACTCCTTCTCCGGGATCGTCCCGATGTCGAAGGCGGGCAGCAGGTGCACATAGCCGGTGCCCGCGTCGGCGAGCCGCCGCAGGTGCTTCATCCCGTCGGACCGGGTGTCGGTGAAGGCGAGGTACTGGCCGGGGTGGGACGAGGTGCGGTCCGAGACGGAGAAGTCCCGGATGTGCAGCTCCTGGATCTGGGCGTCGCGCAGCGGGGTGGCGGCGGGTTTCCTCAGGGCGGACCAGCCGCGCGGTGCCAGCTTCGGGTCGTCGAGGCCGACGACGAGGCTGCGGGCGGAGTCGGTGGTCAGGGCGGTGGAGTACGGGTCGGTGACCCTGTTGGTGACGGTCTTCCGCACGGTGGGTGCCCAGACCCGCACGGCGTACCGGTAGGGCTTGCCCTGCCAGCTCTTCTTCCCGGTCACCGACCAGACGCCGGTGCGGTCGTCGCGCCGCATCGGGACGGTGCGGCCGTCGAGTTCGAGGGAGACCGTACGGGCGGTGGGCGCCCACACCGAGAGCGTGGGCGTGCCGTGCCGGAAGACCGGTCCGAGGGCCGCGCCGCTCGCGTGCCTCCCGTACAGGTCGTCCAGGACTCCGGCGGTCTGCACCCCGGTGGCGGCGAGCAGGGCGCCGTTCGCGGCGCGCTGGGTGGCGATGAGCTGGCCGCGCAGGGACTCACGGACCCGGTCCCGGTCGCGGGCGTCGATGCTGAACGCCGGGAAGTCCTTGAGGTGCGGGTACTTCGCCCTCTGCGCGTCGGTGAGGGCGGTGGTACGCAGCCGCAGCCACCGGCCCTCGTCGGAGAGCGCGCCGTCGACGACGGAGATGCCGCCGTCCTTCGCGTACACGAGCTGCTGGCTGGTGGCCTCGGTGGCCTTCACCTTCCACACGACGGTGCCGGAGTCGATCCACTGGGCCTCGGCCCGGGTGAGGTCGGGGGCGGGGACGCCGCCGGCCTGCGGCAGCAGGTATCCGGGCTGTCCGCCGAGCATCCAGACCTCGTGCCCGTGGGTGGCGAGGTCCAGCGACTGGTCGCTGGGGAGGTCCTTCTCGTCGCCCTTGTGCAGGATGTAGCTGAGCGAGGTGGCGCCGTCGGTGAGCGGGACCTCGAAGGTGACTCCGTAGGAGTCCTTCCTCACCGGCCGGAGCGGCTTGGCCCAGTCGGTGGGGTTCTCGGCCCCGGTCCAGGTGTGCAGCCCCCAGCCGTCGTAGTCGCCGTCGGCCCGGTGGTAGTTGAGGACGGCCTTGGTGGTGTCCTGGCCGGGTGCTTCGGGGGCCTCGGTGCGCTGGCCGTCCTTGCCCTGCTCGATCCAGACCTGTCCGGTCCGGGCGAGGTCGACGGTGCGCTGCGGGCCGTCCGCCGTACCGGCCTTCTCGACCGTGTACGGGAGCGAGGACGCGCCTTCGCCGAGCTTGATCCAGGCGAACGCGCCGTGGGCGTCGCGTCCCGTGAAGTCCGCGGTGGCGTCGCCGGACTTCAGCTGCCAGCCCTCGTAGTCGCCGTCCGCGCGCCGGTAGTGGACGACGGCGTAGTCGCGTTCGACGGCGACGGGCTTCTCCGCGGGAGGCGCCTGGCCCGCCGTGGTCGAGGCGAGGGCACTGGCCGTGCGTCCGGCGCGGTCGATGACGACGGCCTTGTACCGCAGCGGCGTCCCGGCCTTCACCGAGGCGTCCAGGTGCTGGGTGACCTTGTACGGGGCGTGGTCGGCGGAGCCGAGGGTGCGCCACGTGCCGTTGCCGGTCTGCGCGGCGAAGACGACCCGGTCGAGCTGTCCGCCCCCGGTGCCGGCGGTCAGCTCGACGGTGCCGGTGGCTCCGGCGGCGGGCGCCTTCAGGGTGATCGTCGGCCTGGCCTCCGGGGAGCCGAGCGGCCTGTCGGCGCGCAGCACGACGCTGGAGAGCGCGGGCACGGTGACAGTGGCCTTCTTGTCGCCACCGCTGCGGACGGCACCCGAACCGCCGTACAGCGTCCGGAAGTCCATGTGCGCGGAGGCGGTGGGCAGCTCGACGGTGCGCGGTGCGGTGCCGTTGTTGGAGGCGACGAGGTACTCGTAGGGCCGCTCGGTGGCCGTACGGGAGAAGGCGTACACGGAGCCTTCCGCGTAGCGCTCGGTCTGTACGCCGTCGCGCAGCGCGGGGTGCTCCTTGGTCAGCCCGGCGAGAGCGGCGATGGAGCGGTAGACCGGGTGCCCGGTGTCGTACGCGTCCGTGGCGTGCGTACGGTCGGTGCCGATCAGGTCGTCGTCGAGGTAGTCGGCGGCCTTCGAGGCGAAGAGGGGCTGGCGGGCGTCCTTGTCGCCGCCCGCGCCGGTGAATCCCTGCTCGTCGCCGGAGTAGATGACGGGGTTGCCGCGCGAGAGGAACATCAGTTCGTTGGCGAGGCGGGCCCGCTTCAGCAGTTCGGCGTCGTCGGCCTTCGGGTTGTCCTGCTTCAGGAAGGTGCCGATCCGGCCCATGTCGTGGTTGCCGAGGAAGGTCACCTGCTCGTAGGCGTTGGCCTTGTCGGTGGTGTACCGGTAGTCGTCGCGGTACACGGCGGCGAGCTTCGAGGCCGGGGCGCCCTGGGAGGCGTACCCCCTCGCGGCCTCCTGGAACGGGAAGTCGAGCGTCGCGTCCAGCCGCCCCCGGGTGACATAGGGCGAGGTGATCGCGGTGTCGGAGGAGTACACCTCGCCGAACATGAAGAAGTCGTCCCGGCCGCGCCGGGCGGCGTAGGTGTCCAGCGCGGTGGCCCACTGGGTCCAGAAGTCCAGGTCGACGTGTTTGACGGTGTCGATGCGGAACCCGTCGATATCGAAGTCGCGGACCCACTTCTCGTAGATCTCCGCCATGCCGTCGACGACCTCGGGCCGCTCGGTCCACAGGTCGTCGAGCCCGGAGAAGTCGCCGTACTCGGCCGACTCACCGGCGAACGTCGAGTCGCCCCGGTTGTGGTACATCGTGGGGTCATTCAGCCAGGACGGCTTCTTGGTGCCCGCGTTCACGGTGGTCTTCGGGGTGTACGGGAACGTGTCCCGGTCGGCCTTCGCCATCTTCCGGCTGTCGTCGAACGGGCGGCCGTCCCTGTCGAGGTAGGGGTAGGCGCCCTTGGGCTTGTAGCCGTACTCCTTCTCGGCGTAGTCGACGGTGTCGGCGGTGTGGTTGGTGATGACGTCGAAGAAGACCTTCATGCCCTTGGCGTGGGCCTTGTCGATCAGCTTCTCCAGGTCGGCGTTGGTCCCGAAGTGCGGGTCGACCTGGGTGAAGTCGGTGATCCAGTAGCCGTGGTAGCCGGCCGAGGCGTCCTTGCCGGTGCCCTGCACGGGCCGGTTCCTGAAGATCGGGGCCAGCCAGATGGCGGTGGTGCCGAGGCCCTTGATGTAGTCGAGCTTCCCGGTCAGGCCCTTGAGGTCGCCGCCCTGGTAGAAGCCCTTGTCGGCGGGGTCGTACCCGGTCTCCAGGCGTGAACCGGTCAGCCCGCCCCGGTCGTTGGCCCGGTCGCCGTTGGCGAAGCGGTCGGGCAGTACGAAGTAGAACTGCTCGCGGGTCAGGTCGTGCCGGGCCGGTTCCCGGGCCAGCGCGGCGTCCGGGGGCGGGGCCGGGGCTCTGGACGGAGCGGCCGCCGAGGCCGCCGGTACGACGGGCAGCAGCGCCGCGCAGAGTGCTGCGACGGCCCCCCGCCGGAGGGTGGTTCGGGACACGGGCGGGTACTCCTCGGATTCTCTGCGGTGGGAACGGGGTGGGGCGCGTGGGGGGGGCCTGAGGAATGTGGGGGCCTGAGGAATGTGGGGGCCTGAGGAATGGGGGCGCCGCGTGGGCGGGTCGCCCGCGGGGCGGTTCTCCTGCGGGGCAGTTCTCCCGCGGGGCGGAGTGCCGGTGGGGGCGGGTTCTCCGGGCGGGCCGGGAGCGCACCGCCGTGCGCCCCCGGCCCGCCCGGAAGTCGTGGTCAGCCGCGCCAGACGTCGCCGGTCAGCGCCGACCTGCCGGAGGCCGGGACGGTGGCGGTGCGGTTGGCGCCGTTCTCCCAGGTGACGTTGCCGCTCGCCTCCTTGCGGAGGTACTTGTACGCGAAGGACGTACCGGCGCCCAGGTCCACATCGAGCTTCCAGACGGGATACGTGGCCGGGTCGAGCTTCAGCGCCTTCGCGGGGTCCCAGGCGCCGAGGGCCTGCTGGTCACCGGTGACGTAGATGTTCTGGCCCGGCTGGGTGATGGCGTTGACGCCGAAGGAGGCGCCGGACTGCCCCGTACCGGGGTCGGTCGGGCCCGTGCCGCCGCCGGAGCAGGTGCGGGCGCCCGCGTGCAGGGCGACGGCGGTGTTGGATCCCAGGGTGGCGGTGAACTGGCCCGATCCGTTGACGGTGACGCCGTTGCCGGACTGGATGTCGCAGTAGTCACCGGCGGGCAGCGAGGTCTGGAACGTACGGGTCAGGGCGGAGCCCTCGTGGTTGATGGCGACGTACGCCTTCGAGCCCCGGCCGAACGCGATCCGGTCGCCACCGTCGTCCCACCAGTTCGAGACGCCCTGGCCCCGTGCGGCGTTGCGGAAGCCGACCATGGAGGAGATCTCGCGCCAGGCGTGCTGGCACTTCCAGCCGTCGCTGTAACAGGCGTTCACCTGACCGCCGTTGGGCGGTCCGGCGTCCTTGTCGGACCACTCGTAGCCGGAGTGGACGTCCGGGGAGCCGTAGGGCCAGGCCAGCATGAACACGCTGGCGAGGGTGTAGTCGGCGCCGTTCTTGTAGGTCAGCGTCTCGCCGTTGCGCTCGGTGTCGTGGTTGTCGACGAAGACCGCCGACTTGCCCGACTCCATGAAGCCCCAGCCCTCGCCGTAGTTCTTGAGGTTGGCGAGGTTCTCGTTGAGGAACGTCTGCTTGAGGCCCCGGGCGTAGCGGAATTCCTGGACGTCGCCGGTGCCGAGGTACTCGGAGGGCGAGACGGCCTCGCCGCCGCCGTAGATGGCCTCCTGCTTCCAGTAGACACCGGGGTTGTTCAGCCGCGACTTGATGGCCGCGAGGTCACCGGCGGGCATGTGCTTGGCCGCGTCGATCCGGAAGCCGTCGACGCCGAGGGAGAGCAGGTCGTTGAGGTACCCGGCGATCCTGCCGCGTACGTAGTCCTCGCCGGTGTCCAGGTCGGCCAGGCCGACGAGTTCGCAGTTCTGTACGTTGCCGCGGTCGCCGTAGTCGGTGATCGGCGACTGGCAGTCGTTCATGTCGTTGACCGAGTACAGGCCCGGGTAGTCGTACTTGGAGTACGAGGACCCGCCGGTGCCCGTGCCGGAACCGGCCGACATGTGGTTGATGACCGAGTCGGCCACGACCTTGACGCCCGCGCCGTGACAGGTGCTGACCATGTTCGCGAAGGCGGCGCGGTCACCGAGCCGCCCGGCGATCCGGTAGCTGACGGGCTGGTACGAGGTCCACCACTGGCCGCCCTGGATGTGCTCCTGGGGCGGCGAGACCTGGACGAAGCCGTAGCCCGCCGGACCCAGGGAGTCCGTACAGGCCCTGGCTATGGAGTCGAACTTCCACTCGAACATCACGGCGGTGACGTCCTTGTCGCCCGGCCCGGCGGCCTGCGCGGCGCCTGCGGCGCCGAGTTGGGCGGGTACGGCGAGGACGGCGGCGCCCGCCACGAGGGCGAGCGCCGCGGACAGCGGTCTGCGTGCCATGTCATTCCTCCTGCGGTGGGGGAAACGCGGGTGACGATGCAGCCTCACGTGACAACGCGCCGTGCCCTGAAGGCTTCTGAAGGTTCTTGCTGCAAGAATGCAAACCTTGCCGCGGAGCAGACCGTACGAGCCCGCCAGGCCCGGGTCAACCCTTTGGACATCCCCCGCACACATCCAGGAAATCCGGCAGTTTTCTGCCTGCAAGGTCTTCCGCAAGATATTGCGCGAGTGTTACGTTCCTCCGGACTCCGGTCCGGCCGGCCGGGGGTCCCGGCCGCTTCGGCGCACCGGGCCCCACGCGCCCGGCCGGCCGGGCCGGTCACGGCAGGAGAGGCACCCGGGGCCGCTCACTCCCCGCAGGCCCGTCCGGGCCGGCTCCGGTGCCTCTCCTGTACGTGGGGACTTCTCCCGCGACGGCCCGCACCCCGGGGTGTCCGCCGCCGCCGGCCTCACCCGGCGCGTACCACCGCCGCGGTCGACCCCCGTACCACCAGCTCCGGCTGGAACACGTACTCCGTGCGCTGCACCGGGCTCCCGCCGATCTCCTCCAGCAGCGCGCCCACCGCCGCCGCCGCCATCGCCTGCACCGGCTGGCGCACGGTGGTCAGCGGCGGGTCGGTGAACGCGATCAGCTGCGAGTCGTCGAAGCCGACGACCGAGACGTCGCGCGGTACGTCGAGCCCCCTCCCCCGGGCCGCCCGCACCACGCCGAGCGCCATCAGGTCGCTGCCGCAGACGATGCCGGTACAGCCCAGGTCGAGCAGGGCGCCCGCCGCGACCTGGCCGCCCTCCACGCTGAACAGCGTGGAGCACACCAGGAGTTCGGCCTCGGCGCGGGACAGACCCAGCACCGAGACCGACGCGTCGAGGAAGCCGTCGCGCTTGCGGCGCGAGGGCACATAGCGCTGCGGTCCGATGGCCAGGCCGATCCTGCGGTGCCCGAGGTCGGCCAGATGCCCGACGGCCATCCGCACGGCGGCGGAGTCGTCGGGCGAGACGAACGGGGCGCTGATCCGTTCGTTGTAGCCGTTGATCAGGACGAACGGTACGCCGCGCTCGGTGAGCGCGGCGTACCGTGCCGGGTCCGCCGACAGGTCGGCGTGCAGCCCGGAGAGGAACACGATGCCGCCGACGCCCCGTTCGACGAGCTGCTCGACGAGCTCGTCCTCGGTGGCGCCGCCCGGCAGCTGGGTGCAGAGCACGGGGGTGTAGCCGTGCCCGGCCAGGACCTGTTCGACGGACTGCGCGAACGCCGGGAAGATCGGGTTGGTGAGTTCGGGTGTCACCAGCCCGATCAGGCCCGCGCTGCGCTGCCGCAGCCGTACGGGCCGTTCGTAGCCGAGGATGTCGAGCGCCGCGAGCACCCGCTGACGCGTGGTGTCCGCGACGCCCGGCTTCCCGTTGAGCACCCGGCTCACGGTCGCCTCGCTGACCTCGGCCTGTCCGGCGATGTCGGAGAGCCGGGGGGCCGCACCGGTCCTGGGCGCGGGCAGGGTCACACCGTCCACCACACGGTGCTGTCCGCGGGCAGGACGGCCTCGGCGCCGTCGACGGTCACCGGGGCGCTGGACAGCAGCACGCTGCCGCGGGCCGCCATCCGTACCGGGGTGCCGGTGGTGTTGACGGTGCAGACGAAGCCGGGCCGGCCGAAGACCAGGACGCCCTCGGGGGCCTCCAGCCACTCGACCGCGGTCCCCGCACCGAGTCCCGGGTGTTCGCGGCGGGCGGCGATCGCGGAGCGGTACAGCTCCAGCGTGGAGCCCTCCACGCCGGCCTGAGCCTCGATGGAGAGCTCGCCCCAGCCGGCGGGCTGCGGCAGCCAGCTGCCGCCGCTGCCGAAGCCGTACGAGCTGCCCTCGCGGGTCCACGGGATCGGCACCCGGCACCCGTCGCGGAAGCCGTCCTGGCCCTGCGCGCGGAAGAACGACGGGTCCTGGCGGACCTCGTCGGGCAGGTCCGTGACGTCGGGCAGGCCGAGCTCCTCGCCCTGGTAGACGTAGGCGGAGCCGGGCAGGGCCAGCATCAGCAGCGTCGCCGCGCGGGCCCGGCGCAGGCCGAGCTCGCGGTCTCCCGCGGTACGGATCTGGGTGCCGAGGCCGGGCGGGTTGGCGAAGCGGGTGGAGTGCCGGGTGACATCGTGGTTGGAGAGCACCCAGGTGGTGGGGGCGCCGACCGGCCGCATCGCGTCCAGCGAGGTGTCGATGACCTTGCGGAGCTCGGCGGCGTCCCAGGCGGTGGACAGGTACTGGAAGTTGAAGGCCTGGTGCATCTCGTCGGGGCGCACATAGTTGGCGGTGCGCTCGACGGTGGGGGTCCAGGCCTCGGCGACGGCGATCCGCTCGCCGGGGTACTCGTCCAGGATGGTGCGCCAGCTGCGGTAGATCTCGTGCACGCCGTCCTGGTCGAAGAACGGCATGACGTCGTTGCCGAGCAGCTTGAGCTGGTCGTGGCCGCCGAGGTCCGGCAGGCCCTCGGCCTTGACGAGACCGTGGGCGACGTCGACGCGGAAGCCGTCGACGCCCATGTCGAGCCAGAAGCGCAGGATCGAGCGGAACTCGTCGGCGACGGCCGGGTGTTCCCAGTTGAAGTCGGGCTGCTCGGGGGCGAACAGGTGGAGGTACCAGTCGCCGGGGGTGCCGTCGGGGCCGGTGGTCCGGGTCCAGGCGGGGCCGCCGAAGATGGACTCCCAGTCGTTGGGCGGGAGTTCGCCGTTCTCGCCCTTGCCGGGCCGGAAGTGGTAGCGGTCGCGCAGGGCGGAGCCGGGGCCCTCGGCCAGGGCGCGCCTGAACCACTCGTGCCGGTCGGAGGAGTGGTTGGGCACCAGGTCCACGATGATGCGCAGGCCCAGGTCATGGGCGTCGCGGATCAGGGCGTCGGCGTCCAGGAGGCTGCCGAACATCGGGTCGATGGCCCGGTAGTCGGCGACGTCGTAGCCCGCGTCGGCCTGCGGCGACGCGTAGAAGGGGCTGAGCCAGACGGCGTCGACGCCGAGGTCCCTGAGGTACGGGAGCCGGGCGGTGACGCCTGCGAGATCGCCCATGCCGTCGCCGTTGCCGTCGGCGAAGCTGCGTGGATAGACCTGGTAGATCACCGCGTCCTGCCACCAGCCGGTGCGGTGGCCCGGGGCGTCGTCGGACGTGCCGGTGGAGGGGGCAGCGAGGTGCTGGGTCATGTCGTCCCTGGGGTGTCTGGGTGGGGAGCGGCGCCGGGACCGGGTCGGGGGTCCGGCGCCGCCGTGACGGGTGCGGTCGGTCGTGCGGGCTCTGCCGGTGTCCGGCTCAGCCCTTGACGGCTCCGGCGGACATGCCGGTGACCAGATGCTTCTGCGCGAACAGGAAGACCAGGGCGGCCGGGATCGCGATGAGTACGGAGGCGGCGGTCATCGGGCCCCACTG encodes:
- a CDS encoding carbohydrate-binding module family 20 domain-containing protein; the protein is MARRPLSAALALVAGAAVLAVPAQLGAAGAAQAAGPGDKDVTAVMFEWKFDSIARACTDSLGPAGYGFVQVSPPQEHIQGGQWWTSYQPVSYRIAGRLGDRAAFANMVSTCHGAGVKVVADSVINHMSAGSGTGTGGSSYSKYDYPGLYSVNDMNDCQSPITDYGDRGNVQNCELVGLADLDTGEDYVRGRIAGYLNDLLSLGVDGFRIDAAKHMPAGDLAAIKSRLNNPGVYWKQEAIYGGGEAVSPSEYLGTGDVQEFRYARGLKQTFLNENLANLKNYGEGWGFMESGKSAVFVDNHDTERNGETLTYKNGADYTLASVFMLAWPYGSPDVHSGYEWSDKDAGPPNGGQVNACYSDGWKCQHAWREISSMVGFRNAARGQGVSNWWDDGGDRIAFGRGSKAYVAINHEGSALTRTFQTSLPAGDYCDIQSGNGVTVNGSGQFTATLGSNTAVALHAGARTCSGGGTGPTDPGTGQSGASFGVNAITQPGQNIYVTGDQQALGAWDPAKALKLDPATYPVWKLDVDLGAGTSFAYKYLRKEASGNVTWENGANRTATVPASGRSALTGDVWRG
- the pulA gene encoding pullulanase-type alpha-1,6-glucosidase, with the translated sequence MSRTTLRRGAVAALCAALLPVVPAASAAAPSRAPAPPPDAALAREPARHDLTREQFYFVLPDRFANGDRANDRGGLTGSRLETGYDPADKGFYQGGDLKGLTGKLDYIKGLGTTAIWLAPIFRNRPVQGTGKDASAGYHGYWITDFTQVDPHFGTNADLEKLIDKAHAKGMKVFFDVITNHTADTVDYAEKEYGYKPKGAYPYLDRDGRPFDDSRKMAKADRDTFPYTPKTTVNAGTKKPSWLNDPTMYHNRGDSTFAGESAEYGDFSGLDDLWTERPEVVDGMAEIYEKWVRDFDIDGFRIDTVKHVDLDFWTQWATALDTYAARRGRDDFFMFGEVYSSDTAITSPYVTRGRLDATLDFPFQEAARGYASQGAPASKLAAVYRDDYRYTTDKANAYEQVTFLGNHDMGRIGTFLKQDNPKADDAELLKRARLANELMFLSRGNPVIYSGDEQGFTGAGGDKDARQPLFASKAADYLDDDLIGTDRTHATDAYDTGHPVYRSIAALAGLTKEHPALRDGVQTERYAEGSVYAFSRTATERPYEYLVASNNGTAPRTVELPTASAHMDFRTLYGGSGAVRSGGDKKATVTVPALSSVVLRADRPLGSPEARPTITLKAPAAGATGTVELTAGTGGGQLDRVVFAAQTGNGTWRTLGSADHAPYKVTQHLDASVKAGTPLRYKAVVIDRAGRTASALASTTAGQAPPAEKPVAVERDYAVVHYRRADGDYEGWQLKSGDATADFTGRDAHGAFAWIKLGEGASSLPYTVEKAGTADGPQRTVDLARTGQVWIEQGKDGQRTEAPEAPGQDTTKAVLNYHRADGDYDGWGLHTWTGAENPTDWAKPLRPVRKDSYGVTFEVPLTDGATSLSYILHKGDEKDLPSDQSLDLATHGHEVWMLGGQPGYLLPQAGGVPAPDLTRAEAQWIDSGTVVWKVKATEATSQQLVYAKDGGISVVDGALSDEGRWLRLRTTALTDAQRAKYPHLKDFPAFSIDARDRDRVRESLRGQLIATQRAANGALLAATGVQTAGVLDDLYGRHASGAALGPVFRHGTPTLSVWAPTARTVSLELDGRTVPMRRDDRTGVWSVTGKKSWQGKPYRYAVRVWAPTVRKTVTNRVTDPYSTALTTDSARSLVVGLDDPKLAPRGWSALRKPAATPLRDAQIQELHIRDFSVSDRTSSHPGQYLAFTDTRSDGMKHLRRLADAGTGYVHLLPAFDIGTIPEKESDRSRPGCDLSVYAPDSEEQQACVAKSAAKDAFNWGYDPLHYTVPEGSYASDPEGTRRTVEFRRMVQGLNGAGLRTVMDVVYNHTVASGQDDKSVLDRIVPGYYQRLLEDGTVATSTCCANTAPENTMMGKLVVDSVVTWAREYKVDGFRFDLMGHHPRANIVAVREALDALTVAKDGVDGKKIILYGEGWNFGEIADDARFVQATQKNMAGTGVATFSDRARDAVRGGSPFDEDPGVQGFATGLYTDPNTSPANGTTAEQRARLLHYQDLIKVGLTGSLADYTFTDTTGRTVKGSAVDYNGAPAGYAAAPGEALAYSDAHDNETLYDTLAFKLPAGTPAAERARAQVLAMAVSTLSQGPSLSQAGTDRLRSKSLDRNSYDSGDWFNALHWDCRDGNGFGRGLPPAADNKDKWSYAKPLLASPAITPGCAQIDGAAAAYRDLLTIRSTEKAFGLTTTGQVQAALSFPLSGKDETPGVITMRLGPLVVVLNATPGTANQRVPALAGASYALHPVQATGADPTVKKASYDGKSGSFTVPGRTVAVFSAR
- a CDS encoding glycoside hydrolase family 13 protein; the encoded protein is MTQHLAAPSTGTSDDAPGHRTGWWQDAVIYQVYPRSFADGNGDGMGDLAGVTARLPYLRDLGVDAVWLSPFYASPQADAGYDVADYRAIDPMFGSLLDADALIRDAHDLGLRIIVDLVPNHSSDRHEWFRRALAEGPGSALRDRYHFRPGKGENGELPPNDWESIFGGPAWTRTTGPDGTPGDWYLHLFAPEQPDFNWEHPAVADEFRSILRFWLDMGVDGFRVDVAHGLVKAEGLPDLGGHDQLKLLGNDVMPFFDQDGVHEIYRSWRTILDEYPGERIAVAEAWTPTVERTANYVRPDEMHQAFNFQYLSTAWDAAELRKVIDTSLDAMRPVGAPTTWVLSNHDVTRHSTRFANPPGLGTQIRTAGDRELGLRRARAATLLMLALPGSAYVYQGEELGLPDVTDLPDEVRQDPSFFRAQGQDGFRDGCRVPIPWTREGSSYGFGSGGSWLPQPAGWGELSIEAQAGVEGSTLELYRSAIAARREHPGLGAGTAVEWLEAPEGVLVFGRPGFVCTVNTTGTPVRMAARGSVLLSSAPVTVDGAEAVLPADSTVWWTV
- a CDS encoding LacI family DNA-binding transcriptional regulator; the encoded protein is MVDGVTLPAPRTGAAPRLSDIAGQAEVSEATVSRVLNGKPGVADTTRQRVLAALDILGYERPVRLRQRSAGLIGLVTPELTNPIFPAFAQSVEQVLAGHGYTPVLCTQLPGGATEDELVEQLVERGVGGIVFLSGLHADLSADPARYAALTERGVPFVLINGYNERISAPFVSPDDSAAVRMAVGHLADLGHRRIGLAIGPQRYVPSRRKRDGFLDASVSVLGLSRAEAELLVCSTLFSVEGGQVAAGALLDLGCTGIVCGSDLMALGVVRAARGRGLDVPRDVSVVGFDDSQLIAFTDPPLTTVRQPVQAMAAAAVGALLEEIGGSPVQRTEYVFQPELVVRGSTAAVVRAG